The Glycine soja cultivar W05 chromosome 3, ASM419377v2, whole genome shotgun sequence genome window below encodes:
- the LOC114404954 gene encoding uncharacterized protein LOC114404954, whose protein sequence is MQVSLSNHKSIKSAIINLEVQVDQLAKQLVETSTDNFGANMEKNPKEECKVIFTRSQRRENVEREKRDERVLEDVSNEEGEDNKREEGDEEKEESKEKGEKVLPTKTKSQLAREARKEIPSVRVKDIPYPLVPPKKDKEQYFARFLDIFNKLEIIIPFREAL, encoded by the coding sequence atgcaggtttcTCTGTCAAATCACAAGAGCATTAAGTCTGCCATCATAAATCTAGAGGTACAAGTGGACCAATTAGCTAAGCAATTGGTTGAAACATCCACAGACAATTTTGGGGCCAACATGGAgaagaatcccaaggaggagtGCAAGGTAATTTTCACTAGGAGTCAGAGGAGGGAGAatgtagagagagaaaagagagatgaGAGAGTATTGGAGGATGTGAGTAATGAGGAAGGAGAGGATAATAAGAGAGAAGAGGGtgatgaagagaaagaagagagcaagGAGAAGGGTGAAAAGGTCTTACCCACTAAGACCAAGAGTCAGTTAGCAAGGGAGGCTAGAAAAGAGATACCCTCAGTCCGAGTGAAGGACATCCCATATCCCTTAGTGCCAccaaagaaagacaaggagcaaTATTTTGCTCGATTTCTTGACATCTTTAATAAGTTGGAGATCATCATTCCCTTTAGAGAGGCCTTATAG